The Chiroxiphia lanceolata isolate bChiLan1 chromosome 4, bChiLan1.pri, whole genome shotgun sequence genome contains a region encoding:
- the LOC116786278 gene encoding uncharacterized protein LOC116786278 encodes MEGDCDRREGRTSWHHQPCFCCGENAFKFVIAGFTLLSGMCIALSTQCAQPTHQHLEQTVIRSHLERHHDRQATAQHRVRRYTKAETNWPWSQAYIKYTGSMGLNSDMGLNLSTVVMHGTEVYLENEWSWDSTNRLPQLLGRVGQQIKVGCRLINASTHQAVTQISVTEIKTNKNQKKNCAVEKLDCWHNFTLIQPVFVVCLWADHSVGLSFKFEISTTTPSFAAVKISKCHFLAWHASPYVEIGNQVKLEIKYSRESVTDPMQIDGTTVTVTAPNGHKWVVPVSCLHENKTLTRSELGMEASWYNQDYGRCPHLLITLQVWCQGNLNVEMSHELGGKWWIGGPEGFKKEFSIIAVLRPFVSKIGPYVVKKNHIQELLTGPVRSLKKVVLSLSTVNISSVRPHCAPFLSTLHTGWLAWLHSRSLQGTRDRRDLLATVLGGGGAGLGVLNSMNAEVLANKLEAVTSGMQSLLRPLNSSLTSLGMGQWLVSEVLPTWEQIDEKDHQVLLRALGIEQSNISLALSCIQAQMWVQSVVAGILRDGDNGVLPTEIRKIVWDAATEKERQLQAWWRLVNFTHDQALNAVIAHVLTVAEARIEKVYPIVALGVNTNGSVVYPLDHRMWARVSDGKWQTVDLEACILERGLGFICEDDALKASDVCFDTKEGVCHFEINPQSSNKTALVYVGKGCVCFRTMCKYVQINEAYNQTVFNNSNMCACNVATIRGCDFVYKPPVFTSQLLIRNYTLYRSITPTPIGMDLSLVKEMLEHENLQQLLENAKAKAKKILITVHHDGNIIKQVMERIKRAGDHHWWEIFFGWSPTATGIFNALLHPIVVILLMQISVCFAMVVTCYWMRQVRLCIRKQVKTAEMAKCLQK; translated from the coding sequence ATGGAAGGCGATTGTGACCGGCGGGAAGGGCGAACTTCGTGGCATCACCAGCCCTGTTTTTGCTGCGgggaaaatgctttcaaatttgTGATTGCAGGATTTACTTTGCTTTCTGGTATGTGCATAGCGCTGAGCACCCAATGTGCCCAACCAACCCATCAGCACCTTGAACAAACAGTCATTCGTTCCCATTTGGAAAGGCATCATGACAGACaggccacagcccagcacagggttAGGAGGTACACAAAAGCTGAGACCAATTGGCCCTGGTCTCAAGCTTACATAAAATATACAGGAAGCATGGGGTTAAATTCTGACATGGGCTTAAATTTGTCAACGGTGGTTATGCATGGGACAGAGGTGTACTTGGAAAATGAGTGGAGCTGGGATAGCACAAACAGACTTCcacagctgctggggagggtgGGACAGCAAATAAAGGTGGGGTGCAGGCTAATTAATGCATCCACTCACCAAGCAGTAACTCAAATCTctgtaactgaaataaaaactaataagaatcagaaaaaaaactgtGCTGTGGAAAAATTGGACTGCTGGCACAACTTTACTTTGATCCAGCCAGTCTTTGTGGTCTGCCTCTGGGCAGATCACAGCGTGGGGCTGTCCTTTAAATTTGAGATCAGCACCACGACACCCTCCTTTGCTGCCGTTAAGATCTCAAAGTGCCATTTTTTGGCCTGGCATGCATCCCCATATGTTGAAATTGGCAACCAGGTAAAATTGGAAATTAAATACTCCCGAGAAAGTGTAACTGATCCGATGCAAATTGATGGCACCACCGTGACGGTAACTGCCCCGAACGGCCACAAGTGGGTCGTTCCAGTGAGCTGCCTCCACGAGAACAAAACACTTACTAGATCTGAATTAGGCATGGAGGCTTCATGGTACAATCAGGATTATGGACGCTGTCCACACCTGCTCATAACCCTCCAGGTATGGTGTCAAGGAAACCTGAATGTAGAAATGTCCCACGAGCTTGGAGGAAAGTGGTGGATAGGAGGCCCtgaaggatttaaaaaagaGTTTTCCATCATTGCTGTCTTGCGcccttttgtttccaaaatagGTCCTTATGTAGTGAAGAAAAATCACATCCAAGAGCTGTTGACTGGCCCTGTCCGGTCACTGAAGAAGGTGGTGTTGTCTCTGTCCACTGTTAATATTTCCTCTGTCAGACCACACTGTGCCCCCTTCCTATCCACCCTCCACACGGGCTGGCTGGCGTGGCTGCACAGCCGCTCCCTCCAGGGCACCCGGGACAGGAGagacctgctggccacagtgctgggaggaggaggtgctgggtTGGGAGTCCTCAACAGCATGAATGCTGAGGTCTTGGCAAACAAGCTGGAGGCTGTCACCTCGGGTATGCAGAGCCTCCTCAGGCCTCTGAATTCATCCCTGACCAGCCTTGGTATGGGGCAGTGGCTCGTGTCAGAGGTGTTGCCCACATGGGAACAAATAGATGAGAAAGACCATCAAGTGCTGTTGCGAGCACTGGGCATTGAACAAAGTAACATCTCCCTTGCTCTGAGCTGCATCCAGGCCCAGATGTGGGTGCAGAGTGTCGTTGCAGGTATCCTGAGAGACGGCGACAACGGCGTCCTCCCCACCGAGATCCGAAAGATCGTGTGGGACGCGGCCACAGAGAAGGAGCGGCAGCTCCAAGCCTGGTGGAGGCTCGTCAACTTCACCCATGACCAGGCCCTCAACGCAGTCATTGCCCACGTCCTCACTGTGGCGGAGGCTCGCATTGAAAAGGTTTACCCCATCGTGGCCCTGGGGGTTAACACAAACGGGTCTGTGGTCTACCCCCTGGACCACCGCATGTGGGCGAGGGTGTCTGATGGGAAATGGCAGACGGTAGATCTGGAAGCCTGCATTTTGGAAAGGGGACTGGGATTCATATGCGAAGATGATGCCCTTAAGGCGAGTGACGTGTGCTTTGACACCAAAGAAGGGGTGTGTCATTTTGAGATCAATCCCCAGAGCAGTAATAAAACCGCGCTAGTGTACGTAGGGAAAGGGTGCGTGTGCTTCAGAACGATGTGTAAATACGTGCAAATTAATGAGGCTTATAATCAGACCGTGTTTAACAACTCAAATATGTGTGCTTGCAATGTAGCTACTATTAGAGGCTGTGATTTTGTGTATAAACCACCTGTGTTTACTAGCCAGTTGCTAATCAGAAACTACACCTTGTATCGTAGTATAACCCCCACCCCCATCGGTATGGATTTGTCACTTGTAAAAGAAATGTTAGAGCATGAAAATTTACAGCAGCTGCTAGAAAATGCCAAGGCCAAAGCTAAAAAGATCCTAATAACTGTTCACCATGATGGCAATATTATAAAACAGGTAATGGAGCGAATTAAGAGGGCGGGAGATCATCACTGGTGGGAAATTTTTTTTGGCTGGTCCCCCACGGCCACTGGCATTTTCAATGCGCTGCTGCACCCCATTGTAGTTATACTGCTAATGCAAATCAGTGTGTGCTTTGCCATGGTAGTCACTTGTTACTGGATGAGGCAGGTGAGGCTCTGCATTCGAAAACAGGTGAAAACAGCGGAGATGGCCAAGTGCCTCCAAAAATAG